A genomic segment from Helicobacter sp. NHP19-012 encodes:
- a CDS encoding extracellular solute-binding protein, whose product MKFLAFVLCGVWLWASPFIALGEKAKYQRNFTHFDYANPNAPKGGLLKNYALGTFDSLNPFLLKGTKASGLELVYDTLLAQSLDEPYAEYALIANDIEVAKDNSYVIFGIDKRAKFSDGVPILASDIKFSFDILMQKGSPVFRQYYSDIKEAIVLDKWHVKFSFKNTHNRELPLILGQLQILPKHFFTTHDFNNPLLVPVSSGPYTIKNFAIGKQITYQRNKNYWAKDLPVQKGFYNFDLVRFDYYKDDSVALQAFLSGAYDWRFESTAKVWARGYVGKGISSGRIHKVLFKHALPSGMQGFFMNTRRELFKDIRVREALFYAFDFEWANKNLFFSQYKRTTSYFSNSVFASSGLPTGQELQDLEKFKPELEKYNPRIFTTPYLVPRTNGAVKLGQNRRENLKYAQALLKQAGYVVQDNQLINAKTKEPFVFTMLLNNEAFERLALAYAKNLKVLGINMQVQRVDLSQYMGRVKKFDYDMVVGSIGQSLFPGNEQRYFWGSKSATQAGSQNYAGIANPAIDGLIDMVIKAKDRQNQISAVRALDRVLLWGFYVIPHFHAPFWRIAYWDKLAMLKNPPYGFSPYLWWDKNLERKP is encoded by the coding sequence GTGAAATTTTTAGCGTTTGTGCTATGTGGGGTGTGGCTTTGGGCTAGCCCCTTTATCGCTCTAGGCGAAAAAGCCAAATACCAAAGAAACTTCACGCATTTTGACTACGCCAACCCCAACGCCCCCAAAGGCGGACTACTCAAAAACTACGCTTTAGGGACTTTTGATAGCCTAAATCCCTTTTTACTCAAAGGCACAAAGGCAAGCGGTTTAGAGCTCGTCTATGACACGCTACTAGCCCAAAGCCTAGATGAGCCCTATGCTGAATACGCTTTAATCGCCAATGACATAGAAGTGGCTAAGGACAATTCGTATGTGATTTTTGGGATCGACAAAAGGGCGAAGTTCAGCGATGGCGTGCCGATTTTAGCCAGCGATATAAAGTTTAGCTTTGACATTCTCATGCAAAAGGGCAGCCCCGTTTTTAGGCAGTATTACAGCGACATTAAAGAAGCCATTGTGCTGGATAAATGGCATGTCAAATTCAGCTTTAAAAACACCCATAACCGCGAATTGCCCCTAATCTTGGGGCAGTTGCAAATCCTGCCTAAACACTTCTTCACCACCCACGATTTCAACAACCCCCTTTTAGTACCCGTGTCTAGTGGCCCTTACACGATTAAAAACTTTGCCATTGGTAAGCAAATCACCTATCAACGCAACAAAAACTATTGGGCGAAGGATTTGCCCGTGCAAAAGGGTTTTTATAATTTTGACTTGGTGCGTTTTGACTATTACAAGGACGACTCGGTGGCTTTGCAAGCCTTTTTAAGTGGGGCGTATGATTGGCGGTTTGAGAGCACGGCGAAGGTGTGGGCTAGGGGGTATGTGGGTAAGGGGATTTCTAGCGGGCGTATCCATAAGGTGCTTTTTAAACACGCCCTGCCTTCTGGCATGCAAGGCTTTTTTATGAATACTAGACGCGAGCTTTTTAAAGACATAAGAGTGCGCGAAGCCCTATTTTACGCCTTTGACTTTGAATGGGCGAATAAAAATCTCTTTTTCTCACAATACAAACGCACCACCAGCTATTTTAGTAACTCTGTCTTTGCGTCTAGCGGTTTGCCTACAGGGCAAGAATTGCAAGATTTAGAGAAATTTAAACCTGAGCTAGAAAAGTACAACCCAAGGATTTTCACCACGCCCTATTTAGTACCACGCACAAACGGGGCGGTGAAACTCGGGCAAAATCGGCGGGAGAATTTAAAATACGCCCAAGCCCTTTTAAAGCAAGCCGGTTATGTGGTGCAAGACAACCAACTCATCAACGCCAAAACCAAAGAACCCTTTGTTTTCACCATGCTTTTAAATAACGAAGCCTTTGAGAGATTAGCTTTAGCTTACGCCAAGAATCTAAAGGTTTTGGGGATTAATATGCAAGTGCAAAGGGTGGATTTGAGCCAGTATATGGGGCGGGTGAAGAAGTTTGATTACGACATGGTGGTCGGCAGTATCGGGCAATCGCTGTTCCCGGGCAATGAGCAACGCTATTTTTGGGGGAGTAAGAGTGCCACACAAGCGGGTAGCCAAAATTACGCCGGCATTGCTAACCCAGCGATCGATGGCTTGATTGACATGGTGATTAAAGCCAAAGACCGCCAAAACCAAATATCCGCCGTGCGTGCCCTAGATAGGGTGCTTTTGTGGGGCTTTTATGTGATCCCCCACTTCCACGCCCCCTTTTGGCGCATCGCCTATTGGGATAAACTCGCCATGCTTAAAAACCCCCCCTATGGCTTTTCGCCCTATCTGTGGTGGGATAAAAACCTAGAGAGAAAGCCCTAA
- the trpS gene encoding tryptophan--tRNA ligase gives MSKARVFSGIQPTGGVHLGNYLGAIKQWVKAQDIYENIFCIVNSHAITIPKDPKELHAQSLEMATLLLACGIEPSKSSLFIQSQIDEHGALAWLLNCIAGMGELNRMTQFKDKSAKQEQVSAGLFAYPVLMAADILLYQTNAVPVGEDQKQHLELARNLAQRFNRDYGACFVVPEPLIAASGARVMGLDDPSIKMSKSHKAPLHALFLLDTPDLIAKKIKKATTDSMGVVAFDATRAGLYNLLGIYENLSGQSRAQIENDFQGKGYGHFKNALIELLISTLTPIQENYKRLQESPDYVLKVLNDGCAKVRPLAQATYGKAKTLMGLV, from the coding sequence ATGAGTAAGGCCAGAGTGTTTTCAGGCATTCAGCCCACCGGGGGGGTGCATTTAGGCAACTATCTAGGGGCAATCAAGCAATGGGTAAAAGCCCAAGATATTTATGAAAATATCTTTTGTATTGTTAATTCACATGCCATCACCATCCCCAAAGACCCCAAAGAATTGCACGCCCAAAGCCTAGAAATGGCAACTTTACTTTTAGCTTGTGGCATTGAGCCTAGCAAGTCTAGTTTATTTATCCAAAGCCAAATAGACGAGCATGGGGCTTTAGCGTGGCTGTTAAACTGCATAGCAGGCATGGGCGAGCTTAATCGTATGACCCAGTTTAAAGACAAGAGTGCCAAGCAAGAGCAGGTGAGTGCAGGGCTCTTTGCCTACCCTGTGTTAATGGCTGCGGACATTCTGCTTTACCAAACCAACGCCGTGCCTGTGGGCGAAGACCAAAAGCAACATTTAGAGTTGGCAAGAAATTTAGCCCAACGCTTTAATCGAGATTATGGCGCGTGCTTTGTCGTGCCTGAGCCTTTGATCGCTGCAAGTGGGGCTAGGGTGATGGGGCTAGATGACCCCAGCATTAAAATGAGTAAATCACATAAAGCCCCCTTGCACGCCCTGTTCTTGCTAGACACCCCGGATTTAATCGCTAAGAAAATCAAAAAAGCCACCACCGACTCTATGGGTGTGGTTGCCTTTGATGCCACAAGGGCAGGGCTGTATAATTTACTTGGCATTTATGAGAATTTAAGCGGGCAAAGCCGAGCACAAATAGAAAATGACTTTCAAGGCAAGGGTTACGGGCATTTTAAAAATGCCTTGATTGAGCTTTTGATTAGCACCCTAACGCCCATACAAGAGAATTATAAACGGCTACAAGAAAGCCCTGATTATGTCTTAAAGGTGCTAAATGATGGGTGTGCAAAAGTGCGCCCCCTAGCACAAGCGACCTACGGCAAAGCCAAAACGCTCATGGGCTTGGTGTGA
- a CDS encoding methyltransferase domain-containing protein, producing MGEAVCHSFSKSAKTYARFSSVQDRMVQALLTPLADRFYAKVLDLGCGSGNVLKALPSLGLKVGEFVGLDISSQMLALHPTTSPNAKSVRLECGDFESVKLTQSDLAIGASSLQWADNLGKLCRHLSCCCQRVALAIHTAASLHELHAFLNTHSPLRGAKEVQDILKQSFKGFKQTMWVETFKQEFNDRESFLQQLKKGGLLGGGSLPFSKAKALKLHAPYASLSYEAIFFIGELI from the coding sequence GTGGGTGAAGCGGTGTGCCACTCTTTTAGCAAGAGTGCCAAAACTTACGCGCGCTTTTCAAGCGTACAAGATCGCATGGTGCAAGCTCTGCTTACCCCTTTGGCTGATAGGTTTTACGCTAAGGTTTTAGATTTGGGCTGTGGGAGCGGCAATGTGTTAAAAGCCCTGCCATCTTTGGGCTTAAAAGTGGGCGAATTTGTGGGGCTAGACATTTCTAGCCAAATGCTCGCCTTACACCCCACAACCAGCCCAAACGCCAAGAGTGTCCGCCTAGAGTGTGGCGACTTTGAGAGCGTTAAGCTCACCCAAAGTGATTTAGCCATTGGGGCATCGTCTTTGCAATGGGCGGACAATCTAGGCAAGTTGTGTCGGCACTTGTCGTGCTGTTGCCAGCGTGTGGCGTTAGCCATACACACCGCTGCCAGTTTGCACGAGTTGCACGCCTTCTTAAACACCCACTCGCCTTTAAGGGGGGCTAAAGAAGTGCAGGACATTTTAAAGCAAAGTTTTAAGGGGTTTAAACAAACCATGTGGGTTGAAACATTCAAACAAGAATTTAACGACAGAGAGAGCTTTTTACAACAGCTCAAAAAAGGCGGACTTTTAGGCGGCGGTAGCTTGCCCTTTTCTAAGGCGAAAGCTTTAAAATTGCATGCCCCCTATGCCAGCCTAAGCTATGAAGCTATATTTTTTATTGGGGAGCTTATATGA
- the frr gene encoding ribosome recycling factor codes for MLEDIYKHTKEQMQKSLQALSKDFTTLRSGRVSISLVDHVRVEYYNTPTPLNQVASVIATDASTITITPWERGLLKDIERALQEANIGVNPSNDGENVKLFFPPMTMEQRKEIAKDAKAMGEKAKVAIRNVRQEANNQIKKLEKDKAISEDENKRALAEVQKYTDDFIKKIDEHTKAKEEEVLKV; via the coding sequence ATGTTAGAAGACATTTACAAGCACACCAAAGAGCAAATGCAAAAGAGTTTGCAGGCCTTGAGTAAGGATTTCACCACCCTAAGAAGTGGCAGGGTTTCAATCAGCTTAGTCGATCATGTCCGCGTAGAGTATTACAACACCCCCACGCCCTTAAACCAAGTCGCTTCCGTGATCGCCACAGACGCTTCGACAATCACAATCACCCCTTGGGAGAGAGGGCTGCTTAAAGACATTGAAAGGGCATTGCAAGAAGCAAATATTGGGGTTAATCCTAGCAATGATGGTGAAAATGTCAAACTTTTCTTCCCCCCTATGACGATGGAGCAGCGTAAAGAGATCGCCAAAGACGCGAAGGCGATGGGCGAAAAGGCGAAGGTGGCGATCCGCAATGTCCGCCAAGAGGCGAACAACCAAATCAAAAAGCTAGAGAAAGACAAAGCCATTAGCGAGGATGAGAACAAACGGGCTTTGGCTGAGGTGCAAAAATACACCGATGACTTCATTAAAAAAATAGACGAGCACACCAAAGCCAAAGAAGAAGAAGTGCTAAAGGTGTAA
- the pyrE gene encoding orotate phosphoribosyltransferase, which translates to MDIRKIYTDCGALLEGHFLLSSGNHSNFYLQSAKVLEEPKIAEKLAQALAQEIQKAKLGAETICSPALGGILAGYELARALGVRFIFTERVQGAMVLRRGFSVKEGEKILICEDIITTGGSAMEAKACVESLGAKVVGFASLANRGICERGLKPTHKGACKLPNLPFFALADFNFEMYPPETCPLCQHSKPIKPGSRGN; encoded by the coding sequence ATGGATATTCGTAAAATCTACACCGATTGCGGCGCACTCTTAGAGGGGCATTTCTTGCTCTCTAGCGGCAACCACTCTAATTTTTACTTGCAATCTGCCAAAGTCTTAGAAGAGCCTAAAATTGCCGAAAAATTAGCCCAAGCTTTAGCCCAAGAAATCCAAAAAGCAAAATTAGGGGCTGAAACCATTTGTTCCCCGGCTTTGGGGGGGATTTTAGCCGGCTATGAGCTGGCACGGGCTCTTGGCGTGCGTTTTATCTTCACCGAGAGGGTGCAAGGGGCGATGGTTTTAAGACGGGGCTTTAGCGTTAAAGAGGGCGAAAAGATTTTAATTTGTGAGGATATTATCACTACGGGCGGATCGGCGATGGAGGCTAAGGCGTGCGTGGAAAGCTTAGGGGCAAAAGTCGTGGGCTTTGCCAGCCTTGCCAATCGGGGTATTTGTGAAAGAGGCTTAAAGCCCACACATAAGGGGGCGTGCAAATTGCCAAATTTGCCCTTTTTTGCCCTAGCGGATTTTAACTTTGAAATGTATCCGCCAGAGACCTGCCCCCTATGTCAGCACAGCAAACCCATTAAGCCGGGCAGTCGAGGCAATTAA
- a CDS encoding acetone carboxylase subunit gamma, with protein MRVPMTEYLMIDLNSERWLCRVCGHDFGDARDTYKKGTLIYDRNPEEIHPPILDPKRYQYTFSPDPKFCRIYEYYCPTCGTQIETEYVPPNYPPPLTCFGTLTTLKGVGKRSGKTPKPACIMDPVRTPKPICGLSLTKSKERA; from the coding sequence ATGCGCGTTCCTATGACCGAATACCTGATGATCGATTTAAACAGCGAGCGGTGGCTCTGCCGTGTGTGTGGGCATGACTTTGGCGATGCTAGAGATACTTACAAAAAGGGCACTCTTATTTACGACAGAAACCCCGAGGAGATCCATCCGCCCATTTTAGACCCCAAACGCTACCAATACACCTTTTCGCCCGACCCCAAGTTTTGCCGTATTTACGAATACTATTGCCCCACTTGTGGGACACAGATTGAAACCGAGTATGTCCCCCCAAACTACCCCCCACCGTTGACATGCTTTGGGACATTGACGACCTTAAAAGGCGTTGGAAAGAGATCGGGCAAGACCCCGAAACCAGCGTGCATTATGGACCCGGTGAGAACGCCCAAGCCGATTTGCGGGCTAAGTTTGACAAAAAGTAAGGAGAGAGCATGA
- a CDS encoding hydantoinase/oxoprolinase family protein codes for MKYLINLDNGGTLTDICVVQGSEVRYTKTLTTPVDLSECFFKGITKASEEIFGPDGFVKLLHSTDLIRYSSTQGTNALVERKGPKLGLITNDASLENKLTKSAQQQELFSSLVGDRVFVIADLAGEDFEADLANAVNTLTNKGAERLVVAIENKDDEKDFKHAFLLQFPRHLLGSVPVLFSWEFTNDTSRTRRIWSALLNSFLHPTMERFLYSAEHRLRAHKVKNPLLIYRNDGASSRVAKSVALKTYSSGPRGGIEGTKALAKAYGFNHVLMVDVGGTTSDVGEVEAHKIKTERRGHIGGVQISFELSDVKSFGVGGGSIFRLNDRGEILVGPESVGAAPGPACFGFGGKEATITDVNVALGIIDPDTYLNGQQKLDKERAIQAITENIAKPLGLKFEEALFKMEEAYAERLAACLKKQVQQDTVLAAFGGGGPMSACLAAKKAGIKRVIVPKLAAVFSAYGISFSDVAQTFEHDITGLNKHEIEKIKTQIQERAKRHMFQEGYNFEDCKGAWRVIVENTDGSESHSTTLEDTAQINKDQKRILAYHIRYELSHPNLRASLPKRKIGAKVSGTRNVVGLDGMHQEVVLVLEKQEMGAYMEGPAIVEGPFFTARVPEGWSLAVTDNGDLILEDLKA; via the coding sequence ATGAAATACTTAATCAATCTAGACAATGGCGGGACACTCACAGACATTTGCGTGGTGCAGGGCTCTGAGGTGCGCTACACTAAGACCCTAACCACTCCTGTGGATCTTTCTGAGTGTTTTTTTAAGGGAATCACCAAGGCGAGTGAAGAGATTTTTGGCCCCGATGGCTTTGTCAAACTCTTGCACAGCACGGATTTGATCCGCTACTCCTCCACGCAAGGCACAAACGCTTTAGTGGAGCGCAAGGGGCCTAAACTAGGCTTAATCACCAACGATGCCTCTTTAGAAAACAAGCTCACCAAAAGCGCACAGCAGCAAGAGTTATTTAGTAGTTTGGTGGGCGATCGGGTCTTTGTGATCGCCGATTTGGCGGGTGAGGACTTTGAAGCAGATTTGGCCAACGCCGTGAACACGCTCACCAACAAGGGGGCGGAGCGGCTCGTGGTTGCCATTGAAAACAAGGATGATGAAAAGGACTTTAAACATGCCTTTTTATTGCAATTTCCTAGACACCTACTAGGCTCTGTGCCCGTGCTCTTTTCGTGGGAGTTCACCAACGACACGAGCCGCACTAGACGCATTTGGTCGGCTCTTTTAAACAGCTTTTTACACCCCACAATGGAGCGCTTTTTATACTCTGCCGAACACCGCTTACGCGCCCACAAGGTAAAAAACCCACTTTTGATCTACCGCAACGATGGCGCGTCTTCTCGGGTGGCTAAATCGGTCGCCTTAAAAACCTACTCTTCGGGTCCTAGAGGGGGGATTGAAGGCACCAAAGCCCTAGCCAAAGCCTATGGCTTTAACCATGTGCTGATGGTGGATGTGGGGGGCACAACTTCGGATGTGGGCGAAGTGGAGGCGCATAAGATCAAAACCGAAAGACGCGGCCACATTGGGGGGGTGCAAATCTCATTTGAGCTCAGTGATGTGAAATCCTTTGGCGTGGGCGGGGGGTCAATTTTTAGGCTAAACGACAGAGGCGAGATTTTAGTGGGGCCTGAGAGCGTGGGGGCAGCCCCTGGCCCGGCATGCTTTGGCTTTGGGGGCAAGGAGGCGACCATCACCGATGTCAATGTAGCTTTAGGTATCATTGACCCCGACACCTACTTAAACGGGCAGCAAAAGCTAGATAAAGAGCGTGCCATCCAAGCCATCACCGAGAACATTGCCAAACCTTTGGGCTTAAAGTTTGAGGAGGCTTTGTTTAAAATGGAGGAAGCCTACGCCGAAAGGCTTGCTGCGTGTTTGAAAAAACAGGTGCAACAGGACACGGTCCTAGCTGCCTTTGGGGGTGGGGGACCGATGAGCGCGTGCTTGGCCGCTAAAAAAGCGGGCATTAAGCGGGTGATTGTGCCTAAGCTTGCGGCGGTGTTCTCTGCCTATGGAATCAGCTTTTCGGATGTGGCGCAGACCTTTGAGCACGACATCACGGGTTTAAATAAACACGAGATTGAGAAAATCAAAACCCAGATACAAGAGCGCGCCAAACGGCACATGTTCCAAGAGGGTTATAATTTTGAAGATTGCAAGGGTGCGTGGCGGGTGATTGTGGAAAACACCGATGGCTCTGAAAGCCACAGCACCACCCTAGAGGACACCGCCCAAATCAATAAAGACCAAAAACGCATTTTAGCCTACCACATCCGCTACGAACTCTCACACCCGAACTTGCGGGCGAGTTTACCTAAACGCAAGATCGGGGCGAAAGTGAGCGGGACAAGAAATGTTGTGGGCTTGGATGGCATGCACCAAGAGGTGGTGTTGGTATTAGAGAAACAAGAAATGGGGGCTTATATGGAGGGTCCGGCGATTGTGGAGGGACCCTTTTTCACCGCTAGGGTGCCAGAAGGGTGGAGCCTAGCCGTGACCGACAATGGCGATTTGATTTTAGAAGACTTGAAAGCATAA
- a CDS encoding 3-oxoacid CoA-transferase subunit B, with protein MPSGWSREEMAKKAVEDIKDGYSINLGIGIPTLVADYIPKHINVMLQSENGLLGMGPFPTKEQVDADLINAGKQTITESLGASYFSSAESFAMIRGQHIDLTILGAMEVSAQGDLASWMVPGKLVKGMGGAMDLVASAKKVIVLMQHTDKKGNCKLVKECSLPLTGPKCVSKVITNLGVFALQGGKFVPLELAPGVSNPPLP; from the coding sequence ATGCCAAGCGGTTGGAGCAGAGAAGAAATGGCTAAAAAGGCGGTAGAGGACATTAAAGACGGCTATTCTATCAATTTGGGGATTGGCATCCCCACTTTGGTTGCCGACTACATCCCCAAGCACATCAATGTCATGTTGCAGAGTGAAAACGGCTTGCTTGGCATGGGTCCATTTCCTACCAAAGAGCAGGTGGATGCGGATTTGATCAACGCAGGCAAGCAAACCATTACAGAGAGTTTAGGGGCGAGTTACTTTAGCTCGGCTGAGAGTTTTGCCATGATTCGTGGGCAACACATCGATTTAACGATTTTGGGGGCGATGGAGGTTTCGGCACAGGGGGATTTGGCTAGTTGGATGGTGCCGGGCAAATTAGTTAAGGGCATGGGGGGGGCGATGGATTTAGTGGCGAGCGCAAAAAAGGTCATTGTGCTGATGCAACACACCGATAAAAAGGGTAACTGTAAGCTGGTTAAAGAGTGCTCCTTGCCCCTGACCGGCCCTAAATGCGTGTCTAAAGTCATCACCAATTTAGGCGTGTTTGCCTTGCAGGGGGGCAAGTTTGTCCCCCTAGAACTAGCCCCCGGGGTTTCTAACCCCCCCCTGCCTTAA
- a CDS encoding CoA transferase subunit A — MDKVVKSIGEAIAGVQDGMTLMFGGFGLCGIPENAILALSQSGVKNITCISNNPGVDDFGLGLLVKNKQIRKMIASYVGENSAFEQQFLAGEIEVEFNPQGTLAERIRAGGAGIPGFYTPTGVGTIIAEGKEHKDFEGRTYILETALKADFAFIKAQKADTYGNLIFNKTAMNFNPMMAKAAKVTVVEVEEIVPLGALDPNFIHVPGVFVDRIFKGQFEKRIEQLTLKKGE; from the coding sequence GTGGATAAGGTCGTTAAGAGCATAGGAGAGGCGATCGCGGGCGTGCAAGATGGCATGACTCTCATGTTTGGGGGCTTTGGGCTGTGTGGCATCCCTGAAAATGCCATTTTAGCCTTGAGCCAAAGTGGGGTGAAAAACATCACTTGCATTTCTAACAACCCCGGGGTCGATGATTTCGGTTTGGGCCTACTCGTAAAAAACAAACAGATTAGAAAAATGATCGCCAGCTATGTGGGCGAAAATTCTGCGTTTGAGCAGCAATTTTTAGCCGGAGAGATCGAGGTGGAGTTTAACCCGCAGGGCACTTTAGCCGAGCGCATTAGAGCGGGCGGGGCGGGTATTCCCGGCTTTTACACGCCCACGGGGGTGGGCACAATCATCGCCGAAGGCAAAGAACATAAGGACTTTGAGGGGCGCACCTACATTTTAGAAACAGCCCTAAAGGCGGACTTTGCCTTCATCAAGGCGCAAAAGGCGGACACCTACGGCAATTTGATCTTCAACAAAACCGCCATGAACTTCAACCCAATGATGGCTAAGGCGGCAAAAGTTACGGTCGTTGAGGTGGAGGAGATTGTCCCTTTAGGTGCTCTTGATCCTAACTTCATCCATGTCCCCGGAGTATTTGTGGACCGCATTTTTAAAGGGCAGTTTGAAAAACGCATTGAGCAACTCACGCTAAAGAAAGGGGAATGA
- a CDS encoding thiolase family protein: MHEVHIYSAKRTPIGSFNGTLASVPATKLGSLVAEQALHASGFDASFVDSCIVGNVLSSGLKQAPARQVALGANLPKSIACWLVNEACGSGLRAVMLGANEIALGRSRVVLVGGMENMSLAPHLLMKSRAGFKMGDTALEDSMLKDGLQDAYKKVRMGDFAENCARLNHLSRAEQDNFAKNSYEKALKAIENHVFKPEMISVSMRGRTGEIVVSVDEEPTRVNFDKGLKLKPAFDPEGTITAFNASKISDGASMLVLGSADLSKDTHTKALAKIVDYTSFSHDPHLFTTTPAPAIRKLLKNNNKQPGDIDLYEISEAFAVVGVLTQKDLGLKDSQVNVNGGAIALGHPIGTSGARILTTLVHALHTYDKQLGVACLCVGGGEALAMLIERL; this comes from the coding sequence ATGCACGAAGTCCACATTTACAGCGCCAAGCGCACGCCGATCGGGTCTTTTAACGGCACTCTAGCCAGTGTCCCCGCCACAAAGTTAGGTTCTTTGGTGGCCGAGCAAGCTCTGCACGCAAGTGGGTTTGATGCCAGCTTTGTAGACAGCTGCATTGTCGGCAATGTATTAAGCAGTGGGCTAAAGCAAGCCCCCGCTAGACAAGTCGCCCTGGGGGCGAACTTGCCTAAGTCTATTGCTTGTTGGCTAGTCAATGAGGCTTGTGGATCGGGCTTAAGGGCTGTGATGCTGGGGGCTAATGAAATTGCTTTGGGACGCAGTCGGGTCGTCTTAGTGGGGGGCATGGAAAACATGAGCCTTGCCCCACACTTGTTGATGAAAAGCCGGGCGGGTTTTAAAATGGGTGATACTGCCCTAGAGGATAGCATGCTCAAAGACGGCTTGCAAGATGCCTACAAAAAAGTGCGGATGGGCGACTTTGCGGAAAATTGCGCTCGCTTGAACCACCTCAGCCGTGCCGAGCAAGATAACTTTGCCAAAAATAGCTACGAAAAAGCCCTCAAGGCCATTGAAAACCATGTCTTCAAACCCGAAATGATCAGCGTGTCCATGCGCGGACGTACGGGCGAAATCGTGGTGAGTGTGGATGAAGAGCCTACGAGGGTGAACTTTGACAAGGGCTTAAAGCTCAAACCCGCCTTTGACCCCGAGGGCACCATCACCGCCTTTAATGCCAGTAAAATCAGCGATGGGGCGAGTATGTTAGTCTTAGGTTCAGCCGACTTGTCTAAAGACACGCATACAAAAGCCCTAGCTAAGATCGTAGATTATACATCCTTTAGCCACGACCCCCACCTTTTCACCACTACCCCAGCCCCAGCCATTAGAAAACTCTTAAAGAATAACAATAAACAGCCCGGCGACATTGACTTATACGAAATCAGCGAAGCATTTGCGGTGGTGGGGGTGTTGACCCAAAAAGATTTAGGTTTGAAAGATAGCCAAGTGAATGTCAATGGGGGGGCGATCGCTTTAGGACACCCCATTGGGACCAGTGGGGCTAGGATTTTAACGACCTTGGTGCATGCCTTGCACACTTATGATAAACAGCTGGGTGTGGCGTGCTTGTGTGTGGGCGGGGGCGAGGCGTTGGCGATGCTCATCGAGCGGTTGTAA
- a CDS encoding pyrroline-5-carboxylate reductase dimerization domain-containing protein has protein sequence MTSKILFIGYGQITKAILKGMQGALVGRVVSIVGKDPSKIAPFLKQEGLDFVNLQACDKSIDITDSVVFLTLKSHALSAFTYIGQASAVLSALAGMSLEILKAHLQAPHFVRFMPNVAAFLGLSATTYYSPNPTPKELIDLLASFGTVVQVDKEELVNASMVTNGSVLAFLSLFTQALIDSGVRAGLKHTQAEELIIQSFKGFSALLATQSPQEISQNICTPAGATIEGLSVLEEKGVRGAIMQACHAIAQRYKSKS, from the coding sequence ATGACAAGTAAAATTTTATTCATCGGCTATGGTCAAATCACTAAGGCAATTTTAAAGGGCATGCAAGGTGCACTAGTGGGGCGAGTAGTCAGCATTGTGGGCAAAGACCCGAGCAAAATCGCCCCCTTTTTAAAGCAAGAGGGGTTAGACTTTGTCAACCTACAAGCCTGCGACAAAAGCATTGACATTACAGATAGCGTGGTGTTTCTCACCCTAAAGTCCCATGCCCTAAGCGCATTCACCTACATAGGGCAAGCCAGCGCCGTTTTAAGCGCACTTGCCGGCATGTCCCTTGAGATTTTAAAGGCCCACTTACAAGCCCCCCATTTTGTGCGCTTCATGCCAAATGTTGCCGCCTTTTTGGGGCTCTCAGCCACGACCTACTACAGCCCCAACCCCACTCCAAAGGAACTCATAGACCTACTCGCGAGCTTTGGCACAGTCGTACAAGTGGATAAGGAAGAGTTGGTGAACGCTTCTATGGTTACTAATGGGAGTGTGCTCGCTTTTTTGAGCCTATTTACCCAAGCCTTGATCGACTCCGGTGTTCGGGCGGGCTTAAAACACACCCAAGCCGAAGAACTCATCATCCAAAGCTTTAAGGGCTTTAGTGCCTTGCTTGCCACCCAAAGCCCTCAAGAAATCAGCCAAAACATCTGCACCCCTGCGGGCGCGACCATCGAGGGCTTAAGCGTGCTTGAGGAAAAGGGCGTTAGGGGGGCGATCATGCAAGCTTGCCACGCCATAGCCCAACGCTACAAATCTAAATCTTAA